One Schistocerca nitens isolate TAMUIC-IGC-003100 chromosome 1, iqSchNite1.1, whole genome shotgun sequence DNA segment encodes these proteins:
- the LOC126233939 gene encoding uncharacterized protein LOC126233939, which yields MDIHVLQSQPAQKVAFKDSSTVRVGNKLVRNKPPTQPSAMRPKRNSNAVKSNGQTASEAGVVVPPAQPTSCHLVRGGFQPRLPTSLPPPGQQQQPSPLPRRQPVPLMPPAQLHTGAPRVVAPAPAVPLQSPPPSELMDVDPSAEPPSQAVAVQPVLQPLSLGTPKESDTAAPCPAPTQQPSTQRQETLPLFVGPNAPSRPVPEAAPVVTGVHPDLDFQSVFPEAPRSQCWGADRGLPPTTVSAPVSSATSAARPLPRRRRSPRHYSTTVRRFGGGGVLYPSQ from the exons atggatattcatgttcttcaaagccagcccgcccagaaggtcgcgtttaaagactcttccacggttcgtgtgggtaataaacttgttcgcaataagccacccacccagccctctgctatgcgacccaagcgtaattcaaacgctgtaaaaagtaatggacagactgcaagtgaagcgggagttgttgttccacccgcccaacccacgagttgtc atttggtccgcggcgggttccagccgcgccttccgacttcgctgccgcccccagggcagcagcagcagccgtcgccgctaccacgccgacagcccgtcccgttgatgccccccgcgcagcttcatacgggagcgccccgggtggtcgctccggcgcctgcggtccctcttcagtcgccaccgccttcggagctgatggacgtcgacccctcagccgagccgccttcccaagcggtggctgtgcagcctgtactgcagccgctttccttgggcacccccaaggagtctgacaccgcagcgccttgtccggcgcccactcagcagccgtcgacgcagcgtcaggagacgctgcctctcttcgtgggtcccaacgccccgtcgcgtccagtaccagaagctgcgcccgtggtcacaggcgtgcaccctgacctcgattttcagtcggtgtttcccgaggccccgcgcagccaatgctggggtgcggaccggggactgccaccgacaacagtctccgccccggtctcttctgctacgtctgcggccagacccctcccccgccgtcgacgctcgccacgtcattattcaacgacggtgcggcgatttggggggggaggagtgttatatcctagccagtaa